A region of the Zymomonas mobilis subsp. mobilis ATCC 10988 genome:
ATGATGTTTTGCCCATGCCTTTTGGTAATATTCGGCCGCTTTATCGTCATCTTTCTGGGTGCCTTCACCCTGATGATACATCTCAGCCAATTGCTCTTCAGCCTCTTCAGAACCCTGATTGGCCGCTTTTTCACACCAATAAAAAGCCTTTTTGCTGTCTTTTTCAGTGGCATCACCATGATAATAGGCCATAGCCAGATCAATCTGCCCTTGAATATTGCCTCCTTCGGCAGCTCGATTATACCAGAAAGCGGCTTTTTGGGGGTCTTTTCCTGTGCCCTGACCGTCACGATAAAAGCGCCCTAATGCGCTCTCCGCAGGATGGAACCCCTGATTGGCTGACTTCTCCATCCAGTAAAAAGCAGTGTCTGGATCGACCCTTTCATTGCCATTTTGGGGGTTATAAAAACGAGCCATATTATATTCTGCGAAAGGATCACCCAGACGAGCGGCTTTTTCTGTCCAGTAAAAAGCCTTTTCAAGATCTTCAGGGATACCCTTTCTTCCGAAATGATAGATATTTCCTAGCAAGGCTTCGGCCGCAGGATAGCCTTGTTCCGCCGATTTCTCTATCCAGTAACGCGCCTGCAAAAAATCCTGCGCTGTTCCCAAGCCTTCATGATATAAAGCCCCCAAATTATATTCTGCCTTTGGATTGCCACCAGAAACAGCTTGCTGCATTTTCATAAAACCGCGGGCTTGATCGTCCTTATTCTGACTTTTCAAATTATGTATTGCCTGCGTAAAGGCTTGAGGAGCTGTCATAACCGCAGGCGGGTTTGCCTCTGCCCAAAGCGGGGTTATCACCAGCGGCGCAGACAAAATCATCGAGAGCTTCATCATCCAAGAACCAGCGGCTTTCATACATCCCCCCGATAGAAATATTTTAATATAATTGAACAGCAGTATAATTCATCTAAAAACAGCCTAAATATTGTTATCATTATTACAAATAACACTATCTCAGACTATCCATTTATTTTATTTCATCTATCCCCAATCTATAGAAATGAAGAAATAGCTATCCTTAAAACCTCATTACATTCAAATTTTTTAAAAAAAAGAAATATTACAACAGAAAAAGCGCAATTTTAATAGATTATTTTTAGATTTATTTATAATTTAATGCTTTAAAATAAATATTAAAAGCAATTTTAAATCTAAATAAAATAAAAATGCTCTACATCGATAAAAACACTAAAATGAGGATTAAGAATAAGATCATATCTTTTTTGCCTCAAAAAACAAAAGACGCAAAAAAAGATCGGTTTTTCCCGAAAAAAAGCTATTCTGACCTTTGTCAAAAATTGCTTTCAGGAAAATTTTATGGCGCTTATTCTCGCTTCTTCTTCCAAAATCAGATCAGCCCTTTTGACTGCCGCCGGTGTGCCTTTTGCCATCCAGACTGCCGAAGTTGAGGAGACCGCGATCAAGGAAAAATGGCAGGCTGAAAAGCGGGATAATAGCCAGCTGGCGCTCACTCTCGCCGAAGCCAAGGCACAAGCCGTCGCGGATCATTATCCCGATGATCTTGTTTTAGGGTGTGACTCAACTGTCATGACGGAAGAAGGTGCCTTGTTGAGCAAGCCCGTCAGCCGACAAGATGCCGCCGATCATCTCCGGTTATTGGCTGGAAAATCACATATTCTGACCAGTGCCGTCGCCATTATTGAAAAAGGCAAAACGGTTTTTCGCCATCACGACAGCGCCACTTTGACGATGCGCGCTTTTTCCGACAGCTTTCTCTCTCATTATCTTGATCAGGAATGGCCAGAAATCGGCTATTGCGTAGGTGGCTACCGCCTGGAAGGCCTCGGTATTCAACTTTTTGAAGCTATCCAAGGCGATCATTTTACGATTATGGGGCTTCCACTGCTTCCTTTGCTTGCCTATTTGCGTAAAGCCTCAATAGTAGAGGCATGAGCAATACAGAAAATAAACGCCCCGTCCCCGCCACTGCCGGTGTGATCGGTTGGCCAATCGCCCATAGCCAGTCTCCGGCGCTGCACCGCTTTTGGTTGGAAGCCTGCGGCATCAATGGCGATTACAGTCGTTTTCCCGTGCATCCCGACCATCTCGCCCAAGCTATCAAGGCGTTACCCGCATGGGGGATGCGCGGGGTCAATGTCACGGTGCCGCATAAACAAGCTGTCATTCCGTTACTGGATGAGATTGACCCGCTGGCTGAAAAAGCAGGCGCCGTAAATATTGTCAGGGTAGCCGAAGACGGTCGCTTGCAAGGCTATAACAGCGACATTACCGGCTTCATGGAAGCACTCCAACCAGCCATAAAAGCCCAAGGGGCAGGTCTGCGGAAAGCCTTCATCGTTGGTGCGGGTGGAGCTGCTCGCGCCGTGGCTTTGGGGCTGACCGAGGCCGGTTTCACCTGCCAGATCGTCAACCGCAATTTTGAAAAAGCCCGCGCTTTGGCAAGGGATATCGGGGCATTGCGCGGCGACATCGAATTTCACAGTCTGGAAGACAATCGCGAACCCGAATTTACGCTTCAGGATGGCGAATTAGGGGTAATCGTCAATGCCACGACTTTGGGGATGTCTGGCCAGCCGCCGCTTGATCTCAGCCTTGAAAAGGTCGATCCGCGCAGTCTTGTCTATGACATCGTTTACGTTCCTTTGGAAACGCCTTTGTTAAAGGCCGCAAAAGCGCGCGGGATGCAGACAATAGACGGTCTTTCGATGTTGATCGGACAAGCTGCCGCCGCCTTTGAACTCTTTTATGATCGTAAACCCCCGCGCGACCAAGATCAGGCTTTGCGGGCGTTACTGACCAAGAAAGCATAAACAAGGGATCATATGATTATTTTAGGCCTGACCGGCTCCATTGCCATGGGGAAATCAACGGTTTCCCGTCTTTTTACGCAAATGAAGCGCCCTGTTTTTGATGCCGATAAAGTCGTGCATCAATTACAAGCCCCTAATGGACGATTACTCTCCGCAATCGGTCAGGCCTTTCCTGGGGTTATTGATGAAAAAGGCGTGAACCGCCAAAAACTCGGCGCACAGCTCCTACAAAAACCCGAAGGTTTTCGCCGCCTCGAAGCAATCATCCATCCAGCCGTTGTCGAAGAACTCCATCTGTTTTTACGAAAAAACCGCAGTCACCCTCTGGTGATTGTCGATATCCCTCTGTTATTCGAGGCCGGTTTTACCCGTTCGGTCGATTATATCGCGGTGGTTTCCGCGCCCTATTGGATACAAAAAAGACGGGCATTATCGCGCCCCAATATGACCGAATCACGCTTTCGTGGATTGCTGGCACGCCAATGGCCAGACCGCAAAAAAAGACAACAGGCCGATTTTATTATTGAGAATGGCCGCAATATTATCGCCCTTGCCGCGCAAGTCAGGCAGATCACCGGTTGCCTTGTCGGACAAGGTAGCCGATAGTGCCGTTATGCGCGAAATTGTCTTTGATACCGAAACCACCGGCCTCAGCCCCATTAACGGCGATCGTCTGGTTGAAATCGGTTGTGTCGAGCTGATCAACAAGGTTGAGACAGGTAACAGCTTTCATTGCTATTTTAATCCCGAACGGCCAATGGATGCCGTCGCGGAATCGATCCATGGTTTGTCTGATGCCTTTTTGGCAGACAAGCCGCTTTTTGCCGACAAAGCGCAAGAATTGCTTTCCTTTATCAAATTGTCGCCTTTGGTCGCCCATAATGCGGCCTTCGATTTTGGCTTTTTGAATTACGAATTGGATAAATGCGGCCTTCCGACCATTTGTATGACCCGAATGGTCGATACCTTGGCGATTGCGCGCGGCAAACATCCCGGTGCCAAACATACCCTTGACGCATTATGTACCCGCTACGGTATTGACCGCAGCCATCGTGTCAAACATGGCGCCTTGCTCGATGCCGAATTGCTGGCACAGCTTTATGTCGAACTGACAGGCGGACGGCAAATCGGTATGGCCTTGGATGACAATAACGGCCAATCCGATGGACGCTTGTCTGTCCCGAACACGGTTTCCGGTCTACCTCGTAATAAAAAGGTCAAAAGACAACCGAGACCCCACGAGGCCAGCCCACAAGAATTATTGCGTCACGGCGCGTTTATCGACAAAATTTCTAATCCTGTCTGGCGTCGGGCGTGAAACAAAATCTAGGTTTCTGACGTTAATAAAGACGGATGTGATCATTTTCTCTTTTTGAGAGATTTGGGGCTTATAAGTTACAAGATTTTTTAAGTGCATGGAGGGAGTCAAGATGGATATCCGTATTTCCGGCCATCAGATTGATACGGGCGCGGCTTTAAGAGAATATGTCAATGACCATCTTAGCCAGATCGTCAGCAAATATTTCCCCAAATGCCTAAGCGCCTCTGTCACTTTCGGTAATCGTCGCCACGCTATTATTTCCTGCGATATTATTATCCATGCCATGCGGGATATTATTCTGAAAGCAGGCGGCATAGACAAAGACGCCCATGCCGCTTTCGATCAGGCCGCCGCCAAGATTGAAAAACAATTACGGCGACATCACCGACGTTTACAGACCCGCATCCAGCAAAATACGCCTTCTATTGATGAAGCCGCTATCGCCCTTACGGAGGCAACAGCCAAGGCGGATCAGGATAACGCGCATTATACGGTCTTTGACATTGAAGAGGATGAAAAAGAACAAGGCGATCATCCTCCCGTCATTGCCGAAATGCAGGTTGATATTCCAACAGCCAGCGTTTCCGATGCTGTTTTGATGCTCGATCTTCGCAACACGACGGCTTTGCTCTTCGTGAACAGCAAATCGGGTCATCATAATATGGTTTATCGTCGGGTAGATGGTACCATCGGTTGGGTTGAGCCGCGATAGTCGTTAAATATTCAGATAGACGGAGATAATAAACGGGAGAGAGGTCGCTCCCTCTTTTCAAGAGAATTATCGACCCCTCTCCCCCGTTTCCGGAAGGAATATTGCTAGAATTTTGACTTTATTTTCTGAAAGGCCGTGTCTTTCAGAAAATGTCTGATGCTGCGATCTTTGCAATCGTGGGCATATAAAGGCGAAAAAACATGAATGAACTGGCCGATATAATCGCGCCGGACAGGATTGAGGTGAATTTCAATCCTTCTAACAAAAAAACACTCTTCCAGCAGGTTGCCCAATGGGCTGGGCGAGAATTTCTAATTAACCCCAAGGTTATCGCCGAACGGTTACATGAAAGAGAAACGCTCGGTTCGACAGGTTTTGGTCACGGTATTGCGATACCACATGGCAAGCTCGACAGCCTGAAAAAAGTCTCCGGCTTTTTTGTCCGCCTGAAAGAACCGATCGAATTTGATGCCGTGGATAAATTGCCGGTTGATCTGTTGTTTTTCCTGTTTTCTCCAACAGAAGCCGGCATCGACCATTTACGCAGCTTGGCTTGCGTCAGTCGTCGGCTACGGGATGAAACTTTGCGGGCAAAATTGCGGGGGGCTGGCTCTCGTGATGCGCTTTATGCGTTGCTGCTCGATGACGGCGGTCATGCCTGATGACAGAACCACGTCTGGCCACGCATATCTTGGTAAAAGCCTTGTTACGGCAGATGGATACTGCCGGACAATCGATGATGGTGCTCAAAAAGGGCGAAGCCGAAGCAGGCAGCTTGATTTTGGTCATCACGGAACAAGGTCGCCCGCTCTATTTGCTTGAACGGGCATTCCTTCCCGAAGGTCGCTATGGCTGGGGACGCGCGGCCATTGCCGAGAATGCGGATGAATCTGAATTCACCCGCTATATCGACAAGCGGAAACGCTTTGACCCCGATCTATGGATTATCGAATTGGAAGGACGGCAAAGCGAAAGCCTTGCCCTTTCCCTTCTCGCCTAAAAATCAGCGGCGCAGCACAGGGCCCATCATCGGCTTTTTAACAATGGGCTGCGCCGTATCCAAAATTTTCACAATAGCCGAAGATCGACCATCCTGTCCGGCATAATCCAAAGCTGAACGTCCGGCGATATGATCTTTGATGGACGGATCAGCATGATTATCGACCAGCAATCTGACCATTTGTAAATTGCGGTTTTGCACGGCAATAATCAACGGGGTCTGACCGCTATTATCGGTAATATTGGGATCGGCACCGCCTTCCAGTAATAATTGCGCGCCATCTGCCCAACCGATCTGGGTTGCCACCATCAAAGGCGTTTGCCCCGCCTTGTTTTTAGCATCGACCCGCGCTCTTTTATAAAGGAAATAGGCTAACCACGCATTATCCCGCCCTCTGGTTGTCAGATGCAAAGCGGTGTCGCCCGTGTTATAATCCTTACTGTCGATGATGCTGGGCTGACGATCGACAAGGGTCGTAATCTGAGTAGTGTCATGATCACGAACCGCTTTTAGAAAAGTATAGTTATCACTCTCCGCCTGTGCCGCTATCGGGGTCACAGCCAATCCCAAGGCCAATATAAAGCCGGAAATTTTTCTAAAAGACATTTCTTTCTCCGCTTGGCGACATGGTTTTTCCTGTCACCCTTCTTTTTATACTTATCAATGGGCAATCAGGCTATTTTCATAATATTACAGGAAATATCACTACAAAAGGCCGGTTAACAGGTTATGGAAAAATCCTGTTTCCTTTTCCAAAAAATTTTCCAATGCATAAAGGCTTATAAATGATTGATCGTTTCTGGGAAAAAATTCCGTTGGACGCCATGAAAAGGGAGGAATGGGAAGCCCTATGCGATGGCTGCGGCAAATGCTGTCTTTTCAAACTCGAAGATGAAGATACCGGCGATGTTGTTTATACCAATGTGGCCTGCCGCCTTTTAGATCGTGCCAGCGGCCAATGCTGTAATTACAAGCATCGCAAAAAATACGTTCCCGATTGCGTTCGTCTAGAGGTCTCGTTACTCGGCAAAATCCCGTGGCTTCCCGAAAGCTGCGCCTATCGCTTGCTCTACGAAGGCCAAGCTTTACCGGAATGGCATTATCTCCTTTGTGGTGATCGCGATGCCGTGCATCGGGTAGGTGAATCCGTCCAAGGCTGGACAGTATCCGAAGATCAAGCCGGTGATCTTGAAAATCACCTTGTCGAGCCTCCGATCTAAAAATGGGTCAATCAAAGCATAAAAATCGCTATTTTTAGATGAATTTCTGGGGCATTTCGCCCCTTTTTGTTATTCAAAAATAAACGATGATAGTTGTCTATTTCGGGAAAATATTCGATATTCCTATTCAATTTTAAAATAATAATTTATATAAAACATCACTCTTAAAATTAAATTTTTATATTTTACTCTTCCTAATAATGTTGATACTTTCTCTTACAAGTCTTTTTAAATAAATTTCTCTCTCACAGTTAATGTTACACTATATTTCTAATACTATAATGTAACAAAAAAGAAGAAATATAAATTTTTTACTGAAGTAAAAATAAAACAATACGGAATTTGATATGGCTTTATGCCACGAAAAAGACAGACTTTTATTATCAGCTACGATGCCACATCTGCTACCGTCTCTGATTGGTCTTTATCTTTCGGTTTGTCCCTCCGGCCTCTGGGCGGAATCGATCGCTCTTCCGCCACAGGATGCCCAAAAACCATCGCCGTCTTTTTCCGAGCAATCCCCAAACACAGATTTACCTAAAGCAGAGAAGATAGCCGAGACATCCAAGGCAACGGACAAGCCTCTTTCGTCCGACAGCCTTCCAAAGGCCAAAATGCCGCTGCCCTCTACATCCAAAGAGAGCGGGGAGATTATCGTCACCTCCAAAAAACAGAGCGATGTGATCCAAAATACTGGCCGTTCCATCAGTCTCATTTCCGGCGACATATTGACGACCCGTAATGTGAATACTGTCTTTGATCTACAATATCAGACGGTTTCACTACAGGTCACCCCACAATTCGGAAGCGGCCAACCTGTTTTTGCGATGCGCGGGGTGGGATTCAACAATTATTCCAGCAACAATGCGTCTTCCGTTCTGGTTTACATTGACGGTGTCGCCAATCCTGTTTCTTTCGCCACAAATGGGATGATGTTTGATATTCAGCATGTCGAGATTGCACGCGGAGCGCAAGGCACTGCTTCCGGTCGCAATACAACCGGTGGTTCGATCAATTACATCCTCAATAGACCCAGCGACCATTATACGGGCGGTATTTCGGTTCAATATAGCCGTTTCAATGCGACCAAAATTGATGGTTATATTTCAGGTGGGATCAATGACCGGCTCCGCTTCCGTTTGGCCGGACAAAGCGAGCAAGGCGGCGCATGGCAGCATAATGACCAAGGGCAATCTTTAGGACGCACGAACCGCAATGCCGCCAGATTGCTGTTTGACTATGATGCCAATGACAGCCTGACCTTTGAACTGAATCTTCATGGTAGCTATGACCGCTCGGACTCCAGTGGACTACATCTTTTTACGCCTCTTACCGCTGTTTCGGGACAAAGCACTCCGGCGGATCAAAGCCGCTATATCACCCGCTGGGGAACGTCAGCCGCTTTCGCCAAGGAAATCGGGGTTAACCCGAATAGCAAACCCTTCAGCCATATTGATACCGGCGGGGTCAGCTTTAAAAGCAAGCAAGAATTCTCTTTTGCCAGTCTGACTAATCTCTTTAGCTATGACGGCATCAAAAGGCGCGAATATGACAATTTCGATGCCTCGACTTTGGGCTTGGCGGACGTCGCTTTTAATACAAAAGCGCGCGTTCTTGCGAATGAGATCCGGCTGGAATCTGATCCACAGGATCGTTTAAGCTGGGTCGGTGGCCTTTATTACAGTCATCAGTCTCTCAGCGATCGCTATCAATCCGGCTTTACCGATGCGTCAGCTTATTCTTTAGAAGGCGATGTCCGTTATAGTCAAAGGGTGGATACAGTCGCCGCTTTTGGTCAGGTCAATTACCATTTCTCTCATAAATTAAATTTTATCGGAGGCTTCCGTATCGAGCATGAATCCCGCAGCCTTTTAAATCTGGCCTCTCACTATATTTCGAATGGTGTAGTCATTAACCCTGATAATGTCACAGACCATAACCATACCGGTTTTACCCTGCCAACCGGAAAGGTTGAAATCGATTATCATCCTGTCAAAAATGATATGCTCTATGCGTCTTTTACACGCGGCATAAAATCCGGTGGATTCACAACCAATAATTCCAATAACGTCACTTTAACCGCCAAGCCGTTCAAAGCAGAATCGGTTTTAGCTTATGAAGTCGGCAATAAATTAACACTACCAAAATCGCATTTCACCTTGAATGTGGCCGGTTTCTATTATGACTATAGCAATCAACAAATTCAGTCTGCGACATTTAATAGTTTGAATGGTGGCTTGATCGGGCTGATCGTTAATGCGCCCCGATCTCATCTTTATGGCGGGGAGATAGAAGCGACATGGATGCCGATAAAATCACTCACGCTTTCACAATCGGCAGGCTGGGCAATTGGTCAATATGACCGTTTCTCTTCTTTGAAGGGCGTGCAAAAATTGCCGGATAACAGCTATGTCGGTATTTATAAAAGCCGCAAGGGTGAGGCCTTACCCTTCCCGCAATTTACGCTTAATGGTTCAGCCAGCTATCGCTGGACAATCGGTGATTTCTATCTGACCACCGGTATGAATTACAGCCGAAGAAGCCGTTATCATTCTTTCTATGGCGGCGTTTATAATGTTCCAGCCTATAGCTTATGGGGGGCTGACATCACGCTTTCACCCAAAAACAGCCGCTGGACAGTCGCCATTTTCGGCAAAAATATTTTTAACAAGCGCTATGACGTCACCCGCAATTTTTTCATTTCCGGCGATAATATTGCTCTCTCCGGTATGCCGGCAACATGGGGCGTAAGGTTAAGCGGCAAATTCTGATTTTCAGTCGATATAAGACGATATCTCTATCAAATTCTTATCGGGATTACGGCAATAAACAGAATTGATGGTCCCTCTAGCACTTTGTTTCACAACAGGCTCCAATTCTATTTCAACGTTATAATGCTTTAAAGGCTCGACCACCTGATCCGGCGATATCCCCACCAGAAAACATAAATCACAGTCACCCTACGCCGGATTATCGGCCGTAAGCTAGGCTTTCTGACTGGCTTAGATAGGGCGGAGGTTGATTTTCTATTTTCCAAATAAAAGGATATTTCTCGGCGCATCCCCCTTGCTTTGATGAAACCAGCTAATGCTTCATGCCTAAAACGGCCAGATAGCATTCCGCCATCTGTTGGGGATTACTTGTATTGATAACGATATAATCAATAGAAGAGACAGATAGCCTTTTAATCTCTCAATTTCTCTTCCAAAAGACACGCTTTGGAATAATCATCCCCCGACAACCCCATAATCTCTCTAATGAAAAAAGATAGATTCTAAAAAATGGGCAATAGTCGCAACAGAAACTAAGCATCGCCATCCTATTAAAGGACTTCATTATAGAATAGGCTTCAACCGAAGCAATCATTTCAAAAAATATATGTATATCATTTAAAAATAGTATAATAATTTATAAAAATTAAATATTAAATTATCTTATAAAAGAAAAAGAAGATGAAGCGCTCCCTTTCCTATGCCTCTTTTTTGAGAAGATCGCTCGCGATACTGCCTTTTCTTCTGCCCTGCTCTTCAAAAACGCATGCTCTAACCACTATGCAAAGATACCAGATAGAGGATATTAAACGCATAGCATCACGGGGAGATCATAAGGTAGAATATATCTTGGGGACTTTCTATTCTAAAGGCGATGTTGAAGGTATTCCGAAAGATTTTCATTTAGCTCTACATTGGTATCAAGAGGCCGCTAAAGACGGAGATAAAGAAGCGGCCCAAATGATCGGCCTCCTTTATTATAATGGCGATGGTGTTCCAATAGATATCGCGAAAGCAGCCTACTGGTTTGAAAAAGCGGCGAATGCTGGCAATTGGGACGCGGCCAGACGTTTGGCAACGCTCTATATCAATGGAGAAGGTGTTCCTAAAAATGTCGAAAAAGGCATTTCGTGGTATAAGAAAGCGATCCTATCAGGGGATATTGATTCTGCCCGTCGCCTAGGCATGCTTTATTGGATGGGCGATGATGTGCCGCGCGATCAAGAAAAGGCACTCCATTGGCTCGAAAATTCAGCCAATAACGGGGATTGGGATGCCTCACAAATGCTTTCCCGATTTTATATTTTGGGAGAAAATATACCCTTTGACAAAGAAAAAGGACTCTATTGGCTCGAAAAATCAGCAAAACAGGGAGGTGTCATTTCGCAAGAAATATTAGCAAATCTCTATTATTCGGGTCAGATGCTTCCTCTTGATAAAAAAAAGGCAGCCTACTGGTATGAGCAAGCGGCCAAAGAGCATGACGGCTCAGCAGCAAAAATGCTGGGGGCTATTTATTACAATGGTGAAGATGTCAAACAAAATAAGGAATTAGGCCGCTATTGGATAGAACAGGCCGCAAAATGGGGAGATCCCGAAGCCCAAAGAATTACCAGCATGTTTTATCAGGAATCGGATACGTTAGAGGATAAGGAAAAAGCCGAATTTTGGCTTAAAACGGCAGCTCTGGCAGGCGATAAAGAAGCTCAAAAACAAGTAAGCATTCTCTACACGAATAAAGACCCAAAAATTTCAGAAATACATCCACAGATTATAAAACTTCTCCGCGAAAAAGCTGAAAAAGGCGATAAAGAAGCCCAATATGATTTCGCTTTGAAATATTATGAAGGCAAAGAAATCTCTCAAAATTTCAAACAAGCGGCCTATTGGTTTCAAAAAGCAGCGGATCAAGGCGATCCTAGTGCTACTCTCAATTTAGGCGCGCTTTATTATGATGGAAAGCTGGGAAAAACAGATTTTTCGAAAGCGGCGACTCTTTTTCAAAAAACGGCTGACCAAAACTATCCCAAAGCCCAGCTCTTTCTAGGGATTCTCTATGAAAGAGGTGAAGGCGTCCCTCAAGACACCCAAAAAGCCCTTTCTTTATACAAACAGGCCGCTAACCTAGGGGAAGCTGAAGCACAATTCATTCTCGGTTATCACTATGGCACAGGAAAAATTGTGCCACTCAATTTAAAAAAGGCAGCCTCTTGGTATAACAAAGCCGCTCATGCAGGTAGCTTACGCGGCCAAATCAATTTAGGCATTGCCTATATGCTCGGAGCAGGGGTTCCTAAAAATATTCTGGTAGCTATTTACTGGTTACAACAGGCAGCAAAATCAGACGACATCAAAGCCGAAATCAATCTTGGCAAGATTTACGCCGACCCGAAAAATCAAGAAATTTTTGCACTGGATACAGCGAAAGACTGGTTCAAAAAAGCCGCCGATCAAGGTTCGGAAGACGCTAAAAACTATCTTGCCAGCCTTACCCCTGTAGAAGCTCCAAATGGGACACTCTCAAAAACGGAAATTCTGCCACAGATCACCGAAGAGAGTCAGGCAAAGCCAGAATCCTAACAATACAGGAAACGGCTTTTTCAAAAAGCCTATTCAGGATTAAAGAAATCCAAATCAACTCGTTTGATTTCTATTCTGCGACTGGTTCTGACACCAACATTATGTTCGATCATTAAATTTGCGAGTTTTTCACCATTGATTAGAATAACCCGCTGCGGCAAATGCTCGACATATTCCAAAGCGGGGGCGCTAAAAGAAGAGGTCGTCACAAAAACCCCTTTTGTAGCACGATGCCCAACCAGACTACCGACAAAAGCCTGTATTTCCGGCCGTCCGACACTGACATGGGCAGCATAACGTTTGGCCTGAACATAGATGCAATCAATGCCCAAACGATCTTCATTGATAACACCATCGACACCACCATCACCCGTTCCCCCAATCCGACGAGCCGCATCCTCATGATTGCCGCCATAGCCCATAGCCACCATCAGATCGACGATCAGCTGTTCAAAAAAACTGGGATTTTTCTCGGAAATCTGGTTCAAAATATCAGTGCGTAATTCATTTTGAAGCTCTTCATGGGCGGCATCAATTCGCTCTTCTGGTGTTCCGGTCACTGTTTCTTGGGCGACAATCTGAACGACATCTTCGCGCGTGTCGGATTTAGAATTGCGGTTACAATATTCGATAAAAGACGGATATTGCTTTAAAGTCGCTACTGTAATTTCAGGAGGATTGCGTCGTAAAAGCCTTTTTCCAGCCTCACTGGCGATGAATTGCCCTCTTGTCGGACTAATCAGTAAACCAGCTTGTGTCAGATAAGTTTTTGCCCATCTAATGCGATTATAAAATAATCTTTCCCGACCACTAGGCAGCATCACTTCGCGATCCTCTGCCGAAAGCCCTAATCCATCGGCAATCGCCGTTTCGGTTTCCGCCATGCGTTTTTTTCCTGTTGCGGCAAAACGCAAAACAGGCAGCATCAATTCGGAAAAACTGGGAACCGCCATTATCGAGCCTTTTACTTAAAATAATCTATCGAAAGAAAAACTTATACTCGCCTATCCGGCGACAGAATAACAGACAGGAAAGCCCTCTTCATTTTTCAAAAAGGCGCGCCCAAAGCTAACCTCCAAGCACGCCTTATAGATTAGAAACAGGAAGGCCGAATAAACCGCCCTCCCGTTAGCTGTTTTTAATGCCGGAAATGGCGGGTTCCGGTAAAGATCATCGCAATACCAGCCTTATTGGCGGCATCAATGACTTCCTGATCACGGATAGACCCACCGGGCTGAATAACCGTGGTCGCTCCGGCCTCAGTCGCGGTTACCAACCCATCAGCAAATGGGAAGAAAGCATCTGAAGCCACAGCAGAACCGCGGGTGCGGCTTTCCGGCCAGCCGGCTCTCTTGGCGGCATCTTCGGCTTTCCATGCAGCGATACGCGCCGATTCCAAACGGTTCATCTGCCCCGCACCGATACCAACCGTTGCGTTGTCACGGGCATAAACAATGGCATTGGATTTGACATGCTTGGCTACCGTCCAAGCAAATAAAGCATCTT
Encoded here:
- a CDS encoding TonB-dependent receptor → MALCHEKDRLLLSATMPHLLPSLIGLYLSVCPSGLWAESIALPPQDAQKPSPSFSEQSPNTDLPKAEKIAETSKATDKPLSSDSLPKAKMPLPSTSKESGEIIVTSKKQSDVIQNTGRSISLISGDILTTRNVNTVFDLQYQTVSLQVTPQFGSGQPVFAMRGVGFNNYSSNNASSVLVYIDGVANPVSFATNGMMFDIQHVEIARGAQGTASGRNTTGGSINYILNRPSDHYTGGISVQYSRFNATKIDGYISGGINDRLRFRLAGQSEQGGAWQHNDQGQSLGRTNRNAARLLFDYDANDSLTFELNLHGSYDRSDSSGLHLFTPLTAVSGQSTPADQSRYITRWGTSAAFAKEIGVNPNSKPFSHIDTGGVSFKSKQEFSFASLTNLFSYDGIKRREYDNFDASTLGLADVAFNTKARVLANEIRLESDPQDRLSWVGGLYYSHQSLSDRYQSGFTDASAYSLEGDVRYSQRVDTVAAFGQVNYHFSHKLNFIGGFRIEHESRSLLNLASHYISNGVVINPDNVTDHNHTGFTLPTGKVEIDYHPVKNDMLYASFTRGIKSGGFTTNNSNNVTLTAKPFKAESVLAYEVGNKLTLPKSHFTLNVAGFYYDYSNQQIQSATFNSLNGGLIGLIVNAPRSHLYGGEIEATWMPIKSLTLSQSAGWAIGQYDRFSSLKGVQKLPDNSYVGIYKSRKGEALPFPQFTLNGSASYRWTIGDFYLTTGMNYSRRSRYHSFYGGVYNVPAYSLWGADITLSPKNSRWTVAIFGKNIFNKRYDVTRNFFISGDNIALSGMPATWGVRLSGKF
- a CDS encoding SEL1-like repeat protein, which gives rise to MKRSLSYASFLRRSLAILPFLLPCSSKTHALTTMQRYQIEDIKRIASRGDHKVEYILGTFYSKGDVEGIPKDFHLALHWYQEAAKDGDKEAAQMIGLLYYNGDGVPIDIAKAAYWFEKAANAGNWDAARRLATLYINGEGVPKNVEKGISWYKKAILSGDIDSARRLGMLYWMGDDVPRDQEKALHWLENSANNGDWDASQMLSRFYILGENIPFDKEKGLYWLEKSAKQGGVISQEILANLYYSGQMLPLDKKKAAYWYEQAAKEHDGSAAKMLGAIYYNGEDVKQNKELGRYWIEQAAKWGDPEAQRITSMFYQESDTLEDKEKAEFWLKTAALAGDKEAQKQVSILYTNKDPKISEIHPQIIKLLREKAEKGDKEAQYDFALKYYEGKEISQNFKQAAYWFQKAADQGDPSATLNLGALYYDGKLGKTDFSKAATLFQKTADQNYPKAQLFLGILYERGEGVPQDTQKALSLYKQAANLGEAEAQFILGYHYGTGKIVPLNLKKAASWYNKAAHAGSLRGQINLGIAYMLGAGVPKNILVAIYWLQQAAKSDDIKAEINLGKIYADPKNQEIFALDTAKDWFKKAADQGSEDAKNYLASLTPVEAPNGTLSKTEILPQITEESQAKPES
- a CDS encoding DUF1491 family protein → MTEPRLATHILVKALLRQMDTAGQSMMVLKKGEAEAGSLILVITEQGRPLYLLERAFLPEGRYGWGRAAIAENADESEFTRYIDKRKRFDPDLWIIELEGRQSESLALSLLA
- a CDS encoding ankyrin repeat domain-containing protein — translated: MSFRKISGFILALGLAVTPIAAQAESDNYTFLKAVRDHDTTQITTLVDRQPSIIDSKDYNTGDTALHLTTRGRDNAWLAYFLYKRARVDAKNKAGQTPLMVATQIGWADGAQLLLEGGADPNITDNSGQTPLIIAVQNRNLQMVRLLVDNHADPSIKDHIAGRSALDYAGQDGRSSAIVKILDTAQPIVKKPMMGPVLRR
- a CDS encoding YcgN family cysteine cluster protein translates to MIDRFWEKIPLDAMKREEWEALCDGCGKCCLFKLEDEDTGDVVYTNVACRLLDRASGQCCNYKHRKKYVPDCVRLEVSLLGKIPWLPESCAYRLLYEGQALPEWHYLLCGDRDAVHRVGESVQGWTVSEDQAGDLENHLVEPPI